Proteins encoded in a region of the Teredinibacter purpureus genome:
- the cysS gene encoding cysteine--tRNA ligase has protein sequence MTLSIYNTAKKTKERFEPITANTVKMYVCGPTVYNLVHIGNARPVVVFDTLFRVLRYLYDDVTYARNITDIDDKIMKTAAENKEPISVLARRYADAYDCDMAQLNALPPTIVPYATDHLEPMINMVATLVEKGHAYEADGHVLFDVKSMPDYGKLSNRCLDDMLEGARVEVASYKRYGGDFVLWKPSSTEEPGWESPWGRGRPGWHLECSAMIEKHLGNTIDIHGGGRDLIFPHHENERAQSQCAHGGEQYVKYWMHNGYVNIDGEKMSKSLGNFRTVRELLERYNGEVIRFALLSAQYRSELDFSFELLEQSKSSLDSLYCALQRVEQENLPTDESFRRNPGFNALMDDLNTPLAISELHQLAKSMNKSEPSSQDACDQKGLLLALANLMGLLQEDTETWFKGSADDDTDWIDQAIVARHQAKQDKEYARADEIRQELKSKGIVLEDSATGTTWRKE, from the coding sequence ATGACTTTATCTATTTACAATACAGCCAAAAAAACAAAAGAACGTTTCGAGCCAATTACGGCTAATACCGTGAAAATGTATGTATGCGGCCCTACGGTTTACAACCTTGTACATATTGGCAATGCGCGCCCAGTTGTAGTGTTTGATACCTTGTTTCGTGTACTGCGTTATTTATATGATGACGTCACTTATGCCCGTAACATCACCGATATTGACGATAAAATTATGAAAACGGCGGCAGAAAATAAGGAGCCAATATCGGTGTTGGCCCGTCGTTATGCCGACGCTTACGATTGTGACATGGCACAACTCAATGCCTTACCGCCAACAATCGTCCCTTACGCCACCGATCACCTTGAACCCATGATAAATATGGTAGCCACCTTGGTTGAAAAAGGGCATGCCTATGAGGCGGACGGACACGTTTTGTTTGATGTTAAATCGATGCCTGATTATGGAAAATTATCGAACCGCTGTTTAGACGACATGCTAGAAGGGGCCCGTGTAGAAGTGGCTTCCTATAAGCGCTACGGCGGTGATTTTGTGCTCTGGAAACCCAGTAGTACAGAAGAACCCGGTTGGGAAAGTCCTTGGGGAAGAGGGCGCCCTGGGTGGCATTTAGAATGTTCTGCAATGATAGAAAAACATTTGGGTAATACCATAGATATTCATGGCGGCGGCCGTGACTTAATATTCCCTCATCATGAAAATGAGCGGGCTCAAAGCCAGTGTGCTCATGGAGGTGAGCAATACGTTAAATACTGGATGCACAACGGCTATGTTAATATCGATGGCGAAAAAATGTCGAAATCGTTGGGCAACTTTCGAACAGTTCGTGAGCTGTTGGAACGCTACAACGGCGAAGTTATACGTTTCGCCTTACTTTCTGCACAATATCGCTCGGAATTGGATTTTTCCTTTGAGCTATTAGAGCAATCGAAGTCTAGCCTAGATTCCCTTTACTGCGCACTGCAACGGGTTGAGCAAGAGAACCTACCAACAGACGAATCATTTCGACGTAATCCCGGTTTTAACGCGTTGATGGATGATCTCAATACGCCGTTGGCAATAAGTGAATTACATCAGCTAGCAAAATCTATGAATAAGTCAGAGCCCTCAAGTCAAGACGCGTGCGATCAAAAAGGCCTGCTATTAGCGCTTGCCAATTTAATGGGGTTGTTACAAGAAGATACAGAAACATGGTTTAAAGGAAGCGCAGACGACGATACGGATTGGATAGACCAAGCTATTGTTGCTAGGCATCAGGCAAAACAAGATAAAGAGTATGCGCGTGCCGATGAAATTCGTCAGGAGCTTAAAAGCAAAGGTATTGTGTTGGAAGACTCCGCCACGGGAACTACATGGCGAAAGGAGTAG
- a CDS encoding glutamine--tRNA ligase/YqeY domain fusion protein, with amino-acid sequence MSVEDKPLNFLEQIIKKDLEEGVHQQVVTRFPPEPNGYLHIGHAKAICLNFGLAETFEGACNLRFDDTNPAKEEMAYVEAIKSDVEWLGFKWSGEIRYASRYFDTLYQWAQHLIREGNAYVCDLTADQAREYRGTLTDAGRNSPYRDRPAEESLDLLERMKNGEFDEGSKALRAKIDMASGNINLRDPILYRIRKQAHHQTGTEWCIYPTYDFAHGQEDAIEGVTHSICTLEFADHRPLYDWFIQHLPVPTKPKQYEFGRLNLNYTVTSKRKLKQLVDEKHVDGWDDPRMPTVAGFRRRGYTPASIRKFCDMIGVTKSDGVVDVAMLEHAIRDDLDKNAPRAMCVLHPLKVVLTNYDAQKVELLTAPGHPNRDDLPTRELPFGRELYIDVEDFREEANKKYKRLVIGKRVRLRNAYIIEADEAIKNDAGDIIAVHARIIENTVGNDPADGIKAKGVIQWVAAHDCAEFTVNLYDRLFTEASPDSGGKDFLESINPESLTIVANCKGEKGLLQACLGEGYQFEREGYFCRDTGSTALVFNRTIGLRDSWAKMDQK; translated from the coding sequence ATGAGCGTTGAAGACAAACCACTAAATTTCCTTGAGCAAATTATTAAGAAAGATCTTGAGGAAGGGGTTCATCAACAGGTGGTCACACGATTTCCGCCAGAACCTAACGGCTACCTCCATATTGGCCATGCTAAGGCCATTTGCTTGAATTTTGGCCTAGCGGAAACCTTTGAGGGTGCCTGTAATTTACGTTTTGACGATACAAACCCTGCAAAAGAAGAAATGGCATATGTTGAGGCTATTAAGAGTGATGTGGAATGGCTCGGGTTTAAGTGGTCGGGTGAGATTCGATATGCCTCACGTTATTTCGACACACTCTACCAATGGGCCCAACACCTTATTCGTGAAGGCAATGCCTATGTATGCGATTTGACGGCCGATCAGGCACGTGAATACCGTGGCACTTTGACGGACGCGGGTAGAAACTCGCCATATAGAGATAGGCCGGCAGAGGAAAGTCTAGACCTACTTGAGCGTATGAAAAACGGCGAGTTCGATGAAGGCTCAAAAGCGTTGCGTGCAAAAATCGATATGGCTAGCGGCAACATTAATTTGCGCGATCCTATTCTATACCGTATTCGCAAGCAGGCTCACCATCAAACGGGTACCGAATGGTGTATTTACCCAACTTACGACTTCGCTCATGGGCAAGAAGACGCCATTGAAGGCGTGACGCACTCTATATGCACGCTCGAGTTTGCAGATCATCGCCCTTTATATGATTGGTTTATACAGCACTTGCCCGTGCCTACTAAACCGAAACAATATGAATTCGGCCGGCTAAATTTAAACTACACCGTGACATCGAAGCGTAAACTGAAGCAATTAGTCGACGAAAAACACGTCGACGGCTGGGATGACCCTCGTATGCCCACTGTGGCAGGTTTTCGGCGCAGAGGTTATACCCCCGCATCTATTCGAAAATTTTGTGACATGATTGGTGTTACTAAGTCGGATGGCGTGGTCGATGTGGCGATGCTAGAGCATGCGATACGCGATGACCTCGATAAAAATGCACCGCGAGCAATGTGCGTATTGCATCCCTTAAAAGTGGTGCTCACCAATTACGACGCACAAAAAGTAGAATTGCTAACGGCGCCGGGCCATCCTAATAGAGACGATTTGCCCACACGTGAACTTCCATTTGGTCGTGAGCTGTATATCGATGTTGAAGATTTCCGAGAAGAAGCGAATAAAAAATATAAACGTCTGGTTATTGGTAAGCGCGTGCGTTTGCGTAACGCTTATATTATCGAAGCCGACGAAGCGATCAAAAATGATGCGGGTGATATTATCGCAGTTCACGCCCGTATTATTGAAAATACAGTAGGCAATGACCCTGCCGACGGCATTAAAGCCAAGGGTGTAATTCAATGGGTGGCAGCACACGATTGCGCCGAATTTACGGTAAATTTATACGACCGCCTATTTACGGAAGCCTCACCAGATAGCGGTGGTAAAGACTTTCTTGAGAGTATTAACCCCGAAAGCCTTACCATTGTGGCCAATTGCAAAGGTGAAAAAGGTTTATTGCAAGCGTGTTTGGGTGAGGGGTATCAGTTTGAGCGTGAAGGGTATTTTTGCCGCGATACTGGCTCAACGGCATTAGTCTTTAATCGCACCATCGGTTTGCGCGATAGCTGGGCGAAAATGGATCAAAAATAA
- a CDS encoding peptidylprolyl isomerase: MIRLQTNFGDIDVELDFDKAPVTAANFKQYVEEGFYNGTIFHRVIKDFMIQGGGFNEDMSQKETRDNIENEADNGLSNDNLTLAMARTMDPHSASAQFFINVKDNGFLDHKSKDMQGWGYCVFGKVVAGAEIVDKIKAVPTGSAHGHQDVPVDAVIINTATIVD; this comes from the coding sequence ATGATTAGATTACAGACGAATTTTGGTGACATTGACGTTGAATTAGATTTCGACAAAGCACCCGTAACAGCCGCAAATTTTAAGCAATACGTTGAAGAGGGGTTTTACAACGGTACAATTTTCCACCGCGTGATTAAGGATTTTATGATCCAGGGCGGTGGATTCAACGAAGATATGAGCCAAAAAGAGACGCGGGACAACATTGAAAACGAGGCCGATAACGGGCTTTCCAATGACAATTTGACCCTCGCAATGGCCAGAACTATGGACCCTCACAGCGCAAGCGCTCAATTTTTCATCAACGTAAAAGATAATGGCTTTCTCGACCACAAAAGCAAAGATATGCAAGGCTGGGGATATTGCGTATTTGGCAAGGTTGTAGCCGGTGCTGAAATCGTAGACAAGATTAAGGCTGTTCCAACCGGTAGCGCACACGGCCATCAAGACGTACCCGTTGACGCCGTAATCATCAATACTGCGACTATTGTCGACTAA
- a CDS encoding UDP-2,3-diacylglucosamine diphosphatase, producing the protein MTDFFISDLHLHASRSAIAEAFFSFVEKTVLSKDEGDPSQNRLYILGDFFDAWIGDDDDDTFAASVKLKLRGYANTGLQLFFQHGNRDFLIGNDFASATGMTLLQEEHVITVNGDAVLLMHGDSLCVDDVEYMQFRAQVRNTEWQQQILQLPLEQRRVMAQQLRSQSQSMNAMKAEDIMDVNAQEVENALARHELSILIHGHTHRPNVHELKEQQGLRYVLGDWESNGWYIRADEKGLQLLSFTL; encoded by the coding sequence ATGACCGACTTCTTTATTTCGGACCTACACCTTCATGCCTCACGCTCAGCTATTGCTGAGGCATTTTTTTCGTTTGTCGAAAAAACAGTGCTATCCAAAGATGAAGGCGATCCATCCCAAAATCGTTTATATATTCTCGGCGATTTTTTTGATGCTTGGATTGGCGATGACGATGACGATACTTTTGCTGCATCCGTTAAACTTAAACTGCGTGGCTATGCCAATACCGGCCTCCAGTTATTTTTCCAGCATGGCAACCGCGATTTTTTAATTGGTAATGATTTTGCTAGTGCCACTGGCATGACATTACTACAAGAAGAGCATGTTATTACGGTTAACGGTGACGCCGTTTTACTTATGCACGGTGATAGCCTGTGTGTCGACGATGTGGAGTACATGCAGTTTCGTGCTCAGGTACGTAACACTGAATGGCAACAGCAGATTTTGCAACTGCCACTTGAGCAACGCCGTGTTATGGCACAACAACTCCGGTCGCAAAGCCAATCAATGAATGCAATGAAGGCCGAAGATATCATGGATGTTAATGCGCAAGAGGTTGAAAACGCGCTGGCTCGCCATGAACTTTCAATTCTAATTCACGGTCATACCCACCGCCCAAATGTTCATGAACTTAAAGAACAACAGGGTTTACGGTACGTACTCGGGGACTGGGAATCGAACGGTTGGTATATTCGTGCAGATGAAAAGGGCTTACAGCTGCTTTCTTTTACTTTGTAG
- a CDS encoding multiheme c-type cytochrome: protein MMIKRGLLFVALLCCSAGVYANVGGVAEVKTLKMERDISRIGQDCISCHQVESPGQVADWKMSRHAHAGVSCIDCHAVTKESPMATQHESLVGTDIYITALVSPNVCGRCHVDAKKQFDNSGHFRAYHQIVPKDNLHALTNIHEGRNHPELQGAPSETGCMQCHGTKLLLDENNRPTVETWPNNGMGNVYPDGSTGSCTACHSRHKFDIAEARKPSACASCHLGPDHPNIEIFNNSKHGHIFNTDSADWRWDTAPDAWEPGDYRAPTCATCHMSGIGELTVTHNVSERLYWNLWAKESKVRGSDDVLSPLLGDGPAGREKMESVCHNCHSPSHTKGFFAQGDKAVRLYNEAYYQPATAMLNELKEKNLLKENPWTDPFQVKYYYLWHHEGRRARQGAMMGAADYAHWHGFFELQQDLYELEMIYEKRLKTNTIEE, encoded by the coding sequence ATGATGATTAAAAGGGGGTTATTGTTTGTGGCTCTGCTATGTTGTTCTGCAGGCGTCTACGCTAACGTGGGAGGGGTGGCCGAGGTCAAAACCCTGAAGATGGAACGCGATATTTCGCGCATTGGGCAAGACTGTATTAGTTGTCACCAAGTAGAAAGCCCTGGCCAAGTAGCAGACTGGAAAATGAGCCGACATGCGCATGCAGGTGTTTCGTGTATCGATTGTCATGCGGTGACGAAAGAGTCCCCCATGGCCACTCAGCACGAGTCCTTAGTCGGCACCGATATTTATATTACAGCTTTAGTTTCACCGAATGTTTGCGGTCGATGTCATGTCGATGCAAAAAAACAATTCGATAATAGTGGGCATTTTAGGGCGTATCACCAGATCGTACCGAAAGATAATTTGCATGCGCTGACCAATATTCACGAGGGGCGTAATCACCCAGAGCTTCAAGGGGCGCCATCCGAAACTGGGTGTATGCAATGTCACGGTACTAAACTTCTGCTTGATGAAAACAATAGGCCAACAGTGGAAACTTGGCCGAACAATGGTATGGGTAACGTATACCCCGACGGCTCTACTGGTAGCTGTACGGCTTGCCACAGTCGTCATAAATTTGATATTGCCGAAGCGCGTAAACCTAGTGCTTGCGCTTCTTGCCATTTGGGGCCGGACCATCCAAATATCGAGATTTTTAACAATTCAAAGCACGGTCATATCTTCAATACAGATTCAGCTGATTGGCGCTGGGATACCGCACCCGATGCGTGGGAACCAGGGGATTATAGAGCGCCTACGTGCGCAACCTGCCATATGAGCGGGATCGGTGAGCTTACCGTTACGCATAATGTCAGTGAACGTTTGTACTGGAATTTATGGGCCAAAGAGTCAAAAGTGCGCGGTTCTGATGATGTTTTAAGTCCATTGCTAGGGGATGGTCCTGCAGGTCGAGAGAAAATGGAATCTGTATGCCACAATTGCCATAGCCCATCACATACTAAGGGTTTTTTTGCGCAAGGCGATAAAGCTGTTCGCCTCTATAATGAGGCTTATTATCAGCCTGCAACGGCCATGTTAAATGAATTAAAAGAAAAGAACTTATTAAAAGAAAACCCGTGGACAGATCCGTTCCAAGTGAAGTATTACTACCTCTGGCACCACGAGGGGCGTCGAGCAAGGCAGGGTGCCATGATGGGCGCGGCAGATTATGCGCATTGGCATGGATTTTTCGAATTACAGCAAGATTTATATGAGCTTGAAATGATTTACGAGAAGCGACTTAAAACGAATACGATAGAAGAGTAG
- a CDS encoding cytochrome c3 family protein produces the protein MTYQKLIKFSIIGSALGLFMSLSWALVDTVIHTTGDHEFCSGCHSHKPIGTSYREDLHGGNNTTGWRASCSDCHIPQDNALHYLWVKGVHGIVDPTMEILKDPLDIDWHGNRLNRERYVYDSGCLQCHKYLSTTSEANRKSFLPHRKYFNEEEEGLHCVGCHENVGHSNLGIHLEKHGWEKNNDD, from the coding sequence ATGACGTATCAAAAGTTAATTAAATTTTCGATTATTGGGTCTGCTTTAGGGCTATTTATGTCATTAAGCTGGGCACTTGTAGATACGGTTATTCATACCACTGGCGACCATGAGTTTTGTTCGGGGTGTCATTCACATAAACCTATCGGAACCTCGTACCGTGAAGATTTACATGGCGGTAATAACACCACGGGTTGGCGCGCCAGCTGCAGTGATTGTCACATTCCTCAAGATAACGCACTGCACTATTTATGGGTAAAGGGTGTCCATGGGATTGTCGACCCTACAATGGAAATATTAAAAGACCCATTGGATATTGATTGGCATGGTAACCGATTAAATCGAGAACGCTACGTATACGATTCTGGCTGTCTGCAGTGTCATAAATATTTATCAACGACAAGCGAAGCCAATCGAAAGTCTTTTCTTCCTCACCGTAAATACTTTAACGAAGAAGAGGAGGGCCTACATTGTGTGGGCTGTCACGAAAATGTAGGGCATTCTAATTTGGGTATTCATCTAGAAAAGCATGGTTGGGAGAAGAATAATGATGATTAA
- a CDS encoding sensor histidine kinase, with protein sequence MQTPSFYSIKTQIVAAFFLMVLPLASLIYFSSLTNRLFNDVLDELIETEGVSYLLSEVEKDIVDLQRNILIFKETSSPGAIEKVNFYYIQIVNRLVRLKSYPSVIQYLESINVMAQHLDDYKQNFDVVTGMRIQRSELITRHLQAKPVAEIPMINATDIELMAIENSVLLAHGASLSYLASFDHNHITEFDRRVEEARILLAGITGSDSERVAVNQNLQVYQKNFSRIVALTRHYVYLINVVMTGSANEFLYHGKTLEDIFSQRADNTRLTAKERMSSNNVWSSILSMAGILLAIIVFVLFYLRITRPVEAITSVFIQLAEGKDVGSIPAVNRRDEIGLLSSAANVFKSKNEQTIKLLVESKKMVRDQKVLNEELEIEKRRAERALSIKTEFLANMSHELRTPLNSIIGFTVRLGKQLDTKNERQLKAVDAIERNGRHLLAMINDILDLSKIEANKLELKITNVDLSALCMDCTSQINPAAEEKGIELVFNPASIPEVQSDPVRIRQILFNLLSNAVKYTNEGFVKVEIESGYGDMSVAIRVSDTGLGIKPEDQKKLFKRFEQFDDNTRFAVGQGSGLGLAIVANVSRLLGANVSVSSEFGKGSTFTLRIPVNFRAAKSTSNPLA encoded by the coding sequence ATGCAAACACCTAGCTTTTATTCAATAAAAACACAAATTGTGGCAGCCTTTTTTTTAATGGTGTTACCGCTGGCTTCGCTTATCTATTTTTCTTCACTTACCAACCGTCTATTTAACGATGTTCTAGATGAGCTAATCGAAACGGAAGGTGTTTCATATCTCCTAAGTGAAGTGGAAAAAGATATTGTTGACTTACAACGCAATATATTGATTTTCAAAGAAACGTCCAGCCCTGGTGCGATAGAAAAGGTAAATTTTTACTACATTCAAATAGTAAATAGGCTCGTACGATTAAAAAGTTATCCTTCTGTTATTCAATATCTCGAATCGATTAATGTCATGGCCCAGCATCTGGACGATTATAAGCAAAATTTTGATGTTGTAACGGGTATGCGTATACAGCGCAGTGAGCTTATTACTCGACATTTACAAGCCAAACCCGTAGCGGAAATTCCAATGATTAACGCCACCGACATAGAGCTGATGGCAATAGAAAATTCTGTTCTTCTCGCACATGGGGCTTCACTCTCTTATTTGGCATCATTTGATCACAATCATATTACGGAGTTTGATAGGAGAGTTGAGGAAGCCAGAATACTTTTGGCAGGTATAACCGGTAGTGATAGTGAGCGAGTGGCTGTTAATCAAAATCTACAGGTTTACCAGAAAAATTTTTCTCGCATTGTAGCATTGACTCGCCATTACGTTTATCTCATTAATGTTGTTATGACTGGTTCAGCAAATGAATTTCTCTACCATGGAAAAACGCTTGAGGATATATTTTCACAGCGGGCCGATAATACGCGATTAACGGCAAAAGAACGCATGAGTTCGAATAATGTGTGGAGCAGTATCCTGTCAATGGCGGGAATTTTATTGGCCATCATAGTGTTTGTTTTGTTCTATTTGCGTATAACGAGGCCGGTAGAGGCCATTACCTCCGTTTTTATTCAGTTGGCAGAAGGAAAAGATGTGGGCTCTATTCCTGCTGTGAACAGGAGGGATGAGATTGGTTTGTTGTCTTCAGCCGCTAATGTCTTTAAGTCAAAAAACGAACAAACAATTAAACTGTTGGTTGAAAGTAAAAAAATGGTTCGCGATCAGAAAGTTCTGAATGAAGAGTTAGAGATAGAAAAACGACGCGCGGAGCGAGCGCTTTCTATCAAAACAGAATTTCTTGCCAATATGTCTCATGAACTGCGTACGCCACTTAATTCCATAATTGGATTTACCGTTAGGCTGGGAAAACAATTAGATACAAAAAATGAGCGTCAGCTAAAAGCGGTGGATGCAATTGAAAGGAATGGTCGTCATTTACTGGCCATGATCAATGATATTTTGGATCTCAGTAAAATTGAAGCTAATAAGCTAGAGCTGAAGATTACTAACGTAGATTTAAGCGCACTTTGTATGGATTGCACCTCTCAAATCAATCCTGCGGCCGAGGAAAAAGGTATTGAATTAGTTTTTAATCCAGCCAGTATTCCGGAGGTTCAGTCGGACCCTGTTAGAATTAGACAGATATTGTTTAATTTATTATCTAATGCCGTAAAGTACACCAATGAAGGTTTTGTTAAAGTCGAAATAGAGTCTGGGTACGGTGATATGAGCGTGGCAATTCGCGTATCAGACACAGGTTTGGGTATTAAACCTGAGGATCAAAAAAAGTTATTTAAACGTTTTGAACAATTTGATGACAATACACGTTTTGCTGTTGGTCAAGGCTCAGGGCTAGGGCTAGCAATAGTGGCTAACGTGTCACGTTTGTTGGGCGCCAATGTGTCTGTTAGTAGTGAGTTTGGAAAGGGCAGTACCTTCACGTTGCGTATACCGGTAAATTTTCGGGCGGCTAAATCAACTTCCAACCCTTTAGCTTGA
- a CDS encoding ABC transporter substrate-binding protein: MARNKKGEEGGTPASLTRRNFIGTAATTATALITGAKAPYVHSKKNVTLRILGTHVTLQEELRQRAMSDLGINIVFEPKGSAAVLQKASLFPQSFDLYEQWSNSINILWEASAIQPIDKSRIVNWPEVNSLTKTGRLTPDAKIGAGDAPSKLLYVQPGGELGSIESNDISFLPYVHNVDSFGYDTRTIATGIPYETESWGWLIDNRYRGKVAVVNAPTIGIFDMALAAQASGLMTFNDIGAMTRTEIDTLFGILAEKKRRGHFSGFWTSVPESVEFMKSGRVVIESMFSPAVAALNGLDIPVRYAAPKEGYRGWHGVMCLSSEAKNEVKDAAYDYMNWWLSGWPGAYIARQGYYISNPERSKTLLTDDEWGYWYQGEAARAPLKGTDGNVSVKAGAVRTGGSYLKRFSNVAVWNTVMPSYDYSLQKWYEFISM, from the coding sequence ATGGCTCGGAATAAAAAGGGTGAAGAGGGGGGAACTCCAGCTTCTCTCACGCGGCGCAACTTTATTGGAACAGCTGCAACCACCGCAACTGCACTCATAACGGGGGCCAAGGCTCCTTATGTCCATTCAAAAAAAAATGTAACTCTGCGTATTTTGGGTACGCACGTGACATTGCAGGAAGAGTTACGACAACGGGCAATGAGCGACCTTGGGATCAACATTGTCTTTGAACCAAAAGGAAGCGCAGCCGTCCTCCAAAAAGCCTCTCTTTTCCCCCAGTCTTTCGATTTGTATGAACAATGGTCGAACAGTATCAATATTCTTTGGGAAGCCAGTGCCATTCAGCCAATTGATAAATCACGCATTGTTAATTGGCCTGAAGTTAATTCACTCACTAAAACCGGCCGTCTGACACCAGACGCAAAAATAGGTGCCGGTGATGCACCCAGCAAATTGTTATATGTGCAACCGGGGGGCGAGCTAGGCTCGATAGAGAGTAACGACATTAGTTTTTTGCCGTACGTACACAATGTAGATTCGTTTGGTTATGACACGCGCACAATTGCTACAGGAATTCCCTACGAAACCGAAAGTTGGGGTTGGCTTATCGACAATCGCTATCGTGGCAAAGTGGCTGTAGTAAATGCGCCCACCATCGGTATATTTGATATGGCGCTCGCGGCACAAGCATCTGGATTAATGACCTTCAACGATATTGGCGCTATGACCCGTACCGAGATAGATACATTGTTTGGAATTTTGGCTGAGAAAAAACGCAGAGGGCACTTCAGTGGTTTTTGGACATCTGTTCCAGAATCTGTGGAGTTTATGAAGTCGGGCAGAGTGGTTATCGAAAGTATGTTTTCGCCGGCGGTAGCCGCGTTAAATGGCCTCGATATACCGGTGAGGTACGCTGCGCCGAAAGAAGGGTACCGTGGCTGGCATGGGGTTATGTGTTTATCTTCTGAGGCCAAGAATGAGGTAAAAGACGCAGCGTATGATTATATGAATTGGTGGCTTTCTGGGTGGCCTGGCGCTTATATCGCGAGGCAGGGTTACTATATTTCCAACCCTGAACGATCCAAAACACTGCTTACGGATGATGAGTGGGGTTACTGGTATCAAGGTGAGGCAGCAAGAGCACCGCTAAAGGGCACCGATGGCAATGTGTCGGTTAAAGCAGGTGCTGTTCGAACGGGAGGCTCTTATTTAAAACGTTTTAGCAACGTAGCTGTTTGGAATACGGTTATGCCAAGCTACGATTATAGCCTGCAAAAGTGGTACGAGTTTATTAGCATGTAA
- the miaE gene encoding tRNA-(ms[2]io[6]A)-hydroxylase: protein MLQTIHEFLLCSTPDRWVASALQHPEMLLIDHANCEKKAASTALNLMYRYVDDFELLNKMSKLAREELRHFEQVIAIMEKRGIPYRQETASRYAAELRKPVRTFEPARLIDTLIVGAIIEARSCERFEKLAPHLDDELQKFYLSLLKSEARHFQDYLGLARKAAGGADISDRITLFLERDKNLINAADDEFRFHSGLVDA from the coding sequence ATGTTACAAACAATTCATGAGTTTTTACTGTGCTCTACACCTGATCGTTGGGTTGCGTCAGCGCTTCAGCATCCAGAGATGCTATTAATAGATCACGCCAATTGCGAGAAAAAAGCTGCAAGTACGGCGTTAAATTTGATGTATCGATACGTCGATGATTTTGAGCTACTCAATAAAATGTCGAAGCTTGCGAGGGAGGAATTGCGTCATTTTGAACAAGTTATCGCCATTATGGAAAAGCGTGGTATTCCTTATCGTCAGGAAACCGCTTCGCGTTATGCCGCGGAGCTACGCAAGCCTGTACGTACTTTCGAGCCTGCAAGATTAATTGACACCCTCATTGTGGGCGCCATTATCGAGGCGCGTTCTTGTGAGCGGTTTGAAAAGTTAGCCCCTCATCTTGATGACGAACTACAAAAATTCTATCTCTCCTTACTGAAGTCTGAAGCCCGTCACTTTCAAGATTATCTCGGTTTGGCACGAAAAGCAGCAGGAGGTGCCGATATATCAGATCGTATCACGTTGTTTTTGGAGCGTGATAAAAACCTTATTAATGCGGCTGATGATGAATTTCGATTTCATAGTGGTCTCGTAGACGCATAG
- a CDS encoding DUF1289 domain-containing protein: protein MIKMSVANKSGKGVKTPCIGVCSTGIGDSVCRGCKRFNHEVIHWNGYSDTEKNAVLDRLQLLLTQVVKSKIQIVNISVLSAALARHDIRINDYSDPYCWVFDLLKAGAKQIQNIETFGCRVNVEWQSCALTELRDIMDAEFYALSCAHLERYFSH from the coding sequence ATGATTAAAATGAGCGTTGCCAACAAATCGGGAAAAGGCGTTAAAACTCCCTGTATAGGCGTATGCTCGACCGGCATTGGTGATTCTGTGTGCCGAGGTTGTAAACGTTTTAATCATGAAGTCATTCATTGGAATGGTTACAGCGATACTGAAAAAAACGCGGTGTTAGATCGGTTACAATTACTACTGACTCAAGTTGTAAAAAGTAAAATACAAATCGTGAATATCTCCGTGTTAAGTGCTGCGCTAGCGCGCCATGATATTCGAATAAATGATTATTCAGATCCCTATTGCTGGGTTTTTGATTTACTCAAGGCGGGCGCCAAGCAAATTCAAAATATTGAAACTTTCGGTTGTAGAGTAAACGTTGAATGGCAAAGCTGCGCACTAACGGAGCTTCGCGATATAATGGACGCCGAATTTTATGCGCTTTCATGCGCCCACCTCGAACGGTATTTTTCACACTAA